The proteins below come from a single Lujinxingia sediminis genomic window:
- a CDS encoding MBL fold metallo-hydrolase has translation MYQIEQLGEDLFRIALQRHLEFSPEALRAPTNVYLCGPAPWALINAGHPSVHAEDLSHALSECGVRADQIDRIIATSWEIDCVGGAQNFPNAELFVLSPDMFAPGDLEMIIERRRAALRERTSELAAALEGFDAGIVHTWLERFYPRQSRALNFVPLRQGARVRAGRLDLQVHPCSGITAGHMALFDEASAILFSGDVALSGLPARMDDAAGYATSIERLAALNPERALPNHGRPFERARWTLVRASRFLTNTLSSAASALFNGPTIVEFIERDRGYELHEPVELLWNFELFKVLFDELVRTRTIQAEGEGVTRRYGVDVDDPRAEVRSAGSNPSSSSSS, from the coding sequence ATGTACCAGATCGAACAGCTCGGCGAAGATCTTTTTCGCATTGCGCTTCAGCGTCACCTGGAGTTCAGCCCGGAGGCGCTGCGCGCGCCGACCAACGTGTATCTATGCGGGCCGGCACCCTGGGCGCTGATCAACGCCGGTCACCCGTCCGTCCACGCTGAAGATCTGAGCCATGCGCTCTCGGAGTGCGGGGTGCGCGCCGACCAGATTGACCGCATCATCGCCACCTCCTGGGAGATCGACTGCGTGGGTGGCGCGCAGAACTTCCCCAACGCCGAGCTCTTCGTGCTCAGCCCGGACATGTTCGCCCCGGGCGATCTGGAGATGATCATCGAGCGACGCCGCGCCGCGCTCCGCGAGCGCACCTCCGAGTTGGCTGCAGCTCTGGAGGGGTTTGATGCCGGGATCGTCCACACCTGGCTTGAGCGTTTCTACCCACGCCAGAGTCGCGCGCTGAACTTTGTGCCCTTGCGCCAGGGGGCGCGCGTGCGTGCCGGTCGTCTCGATCTGCAGGTCCACCCATGCTCCGGCATCACCGCCGGCCATATGGCGCTTTTCGATGAGGCCAGCGCCATCCTGTTCAGCGGCGACGTCGCTTTAAGCGGCCTTCCCGCCCGCATGGACGACGCGGCGGGCTATGCCACCAGCATCGAGCGCCTGGCTGCGCTCAATCCCGAGCGCGCACTCCCCAACCACGGACGCCCCTTTGAGCGCGCGCGCTGGACGCTTGTACGGGCCTCGCGCTTTCTCACCAACACCCTCTCCAGCGCGGCATCCGCACTCTTTAACGGCCCGACCATCGTGGAGTTTATCGAGCGCGATCGCGGCTATGAGCTTCACGAGCCCGTCGAGCTGCTCTGGAACTTTGAGCTCTTCAAGGTGCTCTTCGATGAGCTCGTGCGCACGCGCACCATTCAGGCCGAAGGGGAGGGTGTGACGCGTCGCTACGGTGTCGATGTCGACGATCCCCGCGCCGAGGTGCGCTCGGCTGGCTCAAACCCCTCGAGCTCCAGCTCGTCGTAA
- a CDS encoding FHA domain-containing protein — MTDQNRKTLRSFYCRDYLWELFEQMAQELGCSMDYLINESMRQYARSRDYAVGPDQQQDAGFGPGPQSGGYPAGNNPGLGAPPQTGGDRFNVGGYGGGPGMDHRTFDRVPAVGQAPAPAAPRPPQPPAFQQRGPGGPPPPPPRPNAGGWPQEPPQAPRPPQAPQTQPSFGAEPAYGAATLPPLYLSFNNNRYTVDKEKFVIGRGSQHTDLTIRDGNISRKHCMVIHRNGSYYIKDLGSTNGIEFRGNRIESKKIEEGDVFFLCDYELRFSYRG, encoded by the coding sequence ATGACCGACCAAAATCGCAAAACTCTGCGCAGCTTCTACTGCCGAGATTACCTCTGGGAGCTTTTTGAGCAGATGGCTCAGGAGCTGGGCTGTTCGATGGACTACCTGATCAACGAGTCGATGCGTCAGTACGCACGCAGCCGCGACTACGCGGTAGGCCCGGATCAGCAGCAGGATGCCGGCTTTGGCCCGGGGCCGCAGTCGGGAGGCTACCCTGCGGGAAACAACCCGGGGCTGGGGGCACCACCGCAGACCGGCGGCGATCGATTCAATGTCGGTGGCTACGGCGGCGGTCCGGGTATGGATCATCGCACCTTCGATCGGGTGCCGGCCGTCGGTCAGGCACCGGCTCCTGCCGCGCCTCGTCCCCCGCAGCCCCCGGCGTTTCAGCAGCGCGGTCCGGGCGGACCTCCCCCTCCTCCGCCTCGTCCCAACGCCGGCGGTTGGCCCCAGGAGCCCCCACAGGCGCCGCGCCCCCCGCAGGCTCCCCAGACGCAGCCTTCTTTTGGGGCTGAGCCAGCCTACGGCGCGGCCACCCTGCCGCCGCTTTACCTGAGCTTTAACAACAACCGCTACACCGTCGACAAAGAGAAGTTTGTCATCGGGCGCGGCAGCCAGCATACCGATCTGACCATTCGCGATGGCAACATCTCGCGCAAGCACTGCATGGTCATTCATCGCAACGGCAGCTACTACATCAAGGACCTGGGCTCGACCAACGGCATCGAGTTCCGCGGCAATCGCATCGAGTCCAAAAAGATCGAAGAGGGCGACGTCTTCTTCCTGTGTGACTACGAGCTGCGCTTCTCTTACCGCGGCTAA
- a CDS encoding RNA polymerase sigma factor: protein MEDQELQLVERAQAGDREAFKELVEAYQRKVYGICIGMLKNPDDSMDVSQEVFIKVYRYLEKFNRQSSFYTWLYRITVNMCIDFLRKKKRVQEVDYDDGILRGSDEVEGDEHILPSRLGLNPDKVYGRKELRQKMLEALETLSEKHRTILILREVEGLSYEEIADVLNISKGTVMSRLYHARRYFQAAVESYVGDELKVS, encoded by the coding sequence GTGGAAGATCAGGAACTCCAACTCGTTGAGCGCGCCCAGGCCGGCGATCGGGAGGCGTTTAAGGAGCTCGTCGAGGCCTACCAGCGTAAGGTCTACGGCATCTGCATCGGGATGCTCAAAAACCCCGATGACAGTATGGACGTCAGTCAGGAAGTTTTTATCAAGGTCTACCGCTACCTTGAGAAGTTCAACCGCCAGTCGAGCTTCTACACCTGGCTCTACCGGATCACGGTGAACATGTGCATCGACTTTCTGCGCAAGAAAAAGCGCGTGCAGGAGGTCGATTACGACGACGGGATCCTCCGCGGCAGCGACGAGGTCGAGGGCGATGAGCATATCCTTCCCTCGCGCCTGGGGCTGAACCCCGACAAGGTCTACGGCCGAAAAGAGCTTCGCCAGAAGATGCTCGAAGCCCTGGAGACCCTCTCGGAGAAGCACCGCACGATCCTGATCCTGCGCGAGGTCGAAGGCTTGAGCTACGAGGAGATCGCTGACGTGCTCAACATCTCCAAGGGCACGGTGATGAGTCGTCTCTATCACGCGCGCCGCTATTTCCAGGCGGCCGTGGAGAGCTACGTGGGAGATGAGCTTAAGGTGAGCTAA
- a CDS encoding sigma-70 family RNA polymerase sigma factor, protein MIQTSQAKATRDITGPLPDNTLELIRRFQKLVYKIAHQVHHSTGEELSFDDLVSWGFTGLLTAYERFDPEINSRFLTYAYYRIRGAMLDACRRHAQVVTQQSVYEQAANEVMQAYSHVVYISRQERTIEERMDLLGDIAGDLNLVYVLSQPPEQALRGRHTPALDALEKEQAESLVRELVAGLGERERALIEGFYFEKRTLSELAEELGYSVSWASRAHVRALKTLRARVEGESHFESLSPQV, encoded by the coding sequence ATGATTCAAACGAGCCAGGCGAAAGCCACCCGTGACATCACCGGTCCTCTGCCCGATAACACCCTTGAGCTGATCCGGCGTTTTCAGAAGCTGGTCTACAAGATCGCTCACCAGGTCCATCATAGCACCGGCGAAGAGCTGAGCTTCGACGACCTGGTCAGCTGGGGGTTTACCGGGCTGCTTACGGCCTACGAGCGCTTTGATCCGGAGATCAACTCGCGCTTTCTGACCTACGCCTACTACCGAATACGCGGGGCGATGCTCGATGCCTGCCGTCGCCACGCCCAGGTGGTCACTCAGCAGAGCGTCTATGAGCAGGCGGCCAATGAGGTGATGCAGGCCTACTCACACGTGGTCTACATAAGCCGCCAGGAGCGCACCATTGAGGAGCGCATGGATCTTCTCGGCGATATCGCCGGCGATCTCAACCTGGTCTACGTGCTCAGCCAGCCGCCGGAGCAGGCGCTACGCGGGAGGCATACCCCGGCGCTCGATGCGCTGGAGAAGGAACAGGCCGAAAGCCTGGTCCGCGAACTTGTGGCCGGGCTGGGGGAACGGGAGCGTGCTTTGATCGAGGGATTTTACTTTGAGAAACGCACCCTCTCGGAGCTTGCCGAAGAGCTGGGCTATTCGGTCTCCTGGGCCTCCCGAGCCCACGTGCGCGCTCTAAAAACCCTGCGCGCACGGGTGGAGGGCGAGTCGCATTTTGAGTCGCTTAGCCCCCAGGTTTAG
- a CDS encoding DegT/DnrJ/EryC1/StrS family aminotransferase translates to MNPPNKTRIYLSPPDIGELERRYVQEAFDSNWIAPLGPNVDGFEQELAAYVGSGHAAALVSGTAALHLALRLCGVGPGDEVVVSSLTFVASAAPVVQLGARCIFVDAETDSWNLDPALVAQLFEDRAREGRLPGALIVVHLYGQSADIDPLIELCDRYGVALIEDAAEALGATYKGKSPGSFGRAGIFSFNGNKIITSSGGGMLVSDDADLIAHARKLATQARDPAPHYEHTELGYNYRMSNVVAGIGRGQLATLDQKVAARRANFEHYVEGLGGLPGLEFQPEAAWGTHSRWLTCLTIDPQAFGTDREAIRLALEAENIEARPVWKPMHLQPVFQEAPMVGGAVSEDLFERGLCLPSGSSLSPADRERIIAIVRGCAR, encoded by the coding sequence ATGAATCCACCGAATAAGACGCGAATCTACCTCTCTCCTCCGGACATCGGCGAGCTGGAGCGGCGCTATGTGCAGGAGGCTTTTGATAGCAATTGGATCGCGCCACTGGGGCCCAATGTTGACGGCTTTGAGCAGGAGTTGGCCGCCTATGTGGGGTCGGGCCATGCGGCAGCCCTTGTAAGCGGGACGGCGGCGTTGCATCTGGCGCTGAGGTTGTGCGGGGTGGGGCCGGGCGATGAGGTCGTGGTCTCGTCTCTGACCTTTGTGGCCAGCGCGGCGCCGGTGGTGCAGCTGGGCGCGCGTTGCATCTTTGTGGATGCTGAAACCGACTCCTGGAACCTCGACCCGGCGCTCGTCGCCCAGCTTTTCGAAGATCGCGCCCGCGAGGGTCGCCTGCCCGGCGCGCTGATCGTGGTGCACCTCTACGGCCAGTCCGCCGACATCGATCCGCTTATCGAGCTTTGCGATCGCTACGGCGTGGCGCTGATCGAAGACGCCGCCGAAGCGCTCGGAGCGACCTATAAGGGCAAAAGCCCGGGGAGTTTCGGGCGAGCGGGGATCTTCTCGTTTAATGGCAACAAGATCATCACCTCGTCGGGCGGCGGGATGCTGGTGAGCGATGACGCCGATCTCATCGCGCATGCCCGCAAGCTCGCCACCCAGGCCCGCGATCCTGCCCCCCATTACGAGCACACCGAGCTGGGCTATAACTACCGCATGAGCAACGTGGTCGCCGGCATCGGCCGCGGCCAGCTCGCCACGCTCGACCAGAAGGTCGCCGCGCGCCGCGCCAACTTTGAGCATTATGTGGAAGGTCTGGGCGGTCTTCCCGGTCTTGAGTTTCAGCCGGAGGCCGCCTGGGGTACGCACTCGCGCTGGCTGACCTGTCTGACCATCGATCCGCAGGCTTTTGGCACCGATCGTGAGGCCATCCGCCTGGCGCTGGAAGCCGAAAATATCGAGGCCCGCCCGGTCTGGAAGCCGATGCACCTTCAGCCGGTGTTTCAAGAGGCCCCGATGGTCGGCGGTGCGGTCAGCGAAGATCTTTTTGAGCGCGGCCTCTGCCTGCCCTCCGGCTCCTCGCTGAGCCCGGCTGACCGTGAGCGCATCATCGCCATTGTACGGGGATGCGCACGTTGA